Proteins co-encoded in one uncultured Draconibacterium sp. genomic window:
- a CDS encoding tRNA-dihydrouridine synthase family protein yields the protein MIYMAPLQGFTDYVYRASYAKVFNTADAYFIPYISLKNNAVPNKYSREILPENNTQNRVVPQILAKDAAEFELLKNVLADQGYSEFNLNLGCPYPMVTNRGKGSGLLPFPDEIYKILDHFYSSAKGELSVKLRAGLKSVGEIKDVIKVLNQFPLKEVILHARLAGQLYSGEIDKDAFSYTTENLKHKLVYNGDIFSKEDLISKQHKFPGIDTWMLGRGILMNPLLPHEIKGISFTANERADLLYTFHQTMLDRYLQVMDNEGNALNKMKQFWIYFAQCFPNPKKVMKHIKKVKALNRYNPTVRLIFNEIAV from the coding sequence ATGATTTATATGGCCCCGTTGCAGGGATTTACCGACTATGTGTACCGGGCGTCGTACGCAAAGGTGTTTAATACCGCTGATGCTTATTTTATCCCCTATATTTCGCTGAAAAACAATGCTGTCCCGAATAAGTATTCGCGCGAAATACTCCCGGAAAATAATACACAAAATAGGGTGGTTCCTCAGATTTTGGCAAAAGATGCAGCGGAGTTCGAATTACTGAAAAATGTTTTAGCTGATCAGGGGTATTCAGAATTTAACTTGAATCTGGGATGTCCGTATCCGATGGTCACCAACCGGGGGAAAGGCTCTGGACTATTGCCCTTCCCGGATGAGATATATAAGATACTTGATCATTTTTACAGCAGTGCAAAGGGAGAGCTTTCTGTAAAATTAAGAGCCGGGTTAAAATCTGTAGGTGAGATAAAAGACGTTATAAAGGTATTGAATCAGTTTCCGTTAAAAGAGGTGATTTTGCATGCGCGGTTGGCCGGCCAGTTGTATTCGGGTGAGATTGATAAAGATGCATTTTCTTATACTACAGAAAATCTAAAACACAAACTGGTTTACAACGGCGATATCTTTTCGAAAGAGGATTTAATTTCCAAACAACACAAATTTCCAGGTATCGATACCTGGATGTTGGGACGCGGAATTTTAATGAATCCACTACTCCCGCATGAAATTAAAGGTATTTCTTTTACAGCAAATGAGCGTGCAGATTTGTTATACACCTTTCATCAAACCATGCTGGATCGTTATCTTCAGGTTATGGATAACGAAGGCAATGCGCTGAATAAAATGAAGCAGTTCTGGATTTACTTTGCCCAATGTTTTCCAAACCCCAAAAAGGTGATGAAACACATTAAAAAGGTGAAAGCCCTGAATAGATACAATCCAACTGTCAGGTTAATATTTAACGAAATTGCCGTCTAG
- a CDS encoding DUF4271 domain-containing protein, whose protein sequence is MGVNYTYNQDTIAANNARAVLPSTVEKTNTNPQGNNVNTKRQKIQTVDSSDYIAPRQQAKMQSTQLEKNSLVLSNREREYPGNDWLTIIIFVAIAIFASIRYSYAKYIKQLFLSLFNYATSTRMLNDKTYPVFHAAFRLEAIFYIIFPIFIFQCLNLFKYQNTALTPTYLALIFGGTLLYFFAKKVIYLTLGLMFETQNETREYLFNYDNFNRSLSLIFLPVVILIQFAPLKTPVFIAILGLVILLLFNLILLRRGTIILLKKQFSLFYLFLYLCTLEILPLLLIYKVVV, encoded by the coding sequence ATGGGGGTAAATTACACATATAACCAGGATACAATTGCAGCGAACAACGCAAGAGCAGTGTTGCCCTCAACCGTTGAAAAAACAAACACAAACCCACAGGGAAATAACGTCAACACTAAGCGACAAAAGATACAAACTGTCGATAGTTCCGACTACATAGCACCGCGGCAACAAGCTAAAATGCAAAGTACGCAACTTGAAAAAAACTCACTGGTTTTATCTAACCGGGAACGCGAGTATCCGGGCAACGATTGGTTAACCATTATTATTTTTGTGGCCATTGCCATTTTCGCCAGTATACGCTATTCGTATGCCAAATATATTAAGCAACTATTTTTATCGCTATTTAATTATGCCACCTCAACACGCATGCTCAACGATAAAACCTACCCTGTTTTTCACGCGGCATTTCGTCTTGAGGCCATCTTTTATATCATTTTCCCGATATTTATATTTCAGTGTTTAAACCTGTTTAAATACCAAAATACGGCACTAACGCCAACGTATTTAGCCTTAATTTTCGGGGGAACTTTACTCTACTTTTTTGCCAAAAAAGTTATCTATTTAACATTAGGATTGATGTTTGAAACGCAAAATGAAACACGGGAATATTTGTTTAACTACGATAATTTTAATCGTTCGCTCAGTTTAATTTTCTTGCCCGTTGTTATACTAATTCAGTTTGCACCACTTAAAACCCCAGTATTTATAGCCATTTTAGGACTTGTTATTCTCCTTCTTTTTAATCTAATATTACTAAGAAGGGGGACAATTATATTATTGAAAAAACAATTTTCTTTATTTTATCTGTTTTTGTACCTTTGTACCCTTGAAATTTTACCCTTGCTTTTAATTTATAAAGTTGTTGTTTGA
- a CDS encoding uroporphyrinogen-III synthase: MKVKSILVSQPEPSTAKSPYFELAEKNGLKIDFRPFIQVEGVPAKEFRQTRTQILEHTAVIFTSRTAIDHFFRIAQELRITVPDSMKYFCISEATAFYLQKYIVYRKRKIFYADGRFTDLVNVMKKHKDEKFLVPLSDIHKQEIPTLLDKGGYKYTKAILYRTVSADLSDLADIKYDVLVFFSPSGIKSLFQNFPDFEQNSTRIACFGPSTAKAVEEAGLRLDIQAPTAQAPSMTMALEQYIKKNNKN; this comes from the coding sequence TTGAAAGTCAAGAGCATTTTAGTTTCACAACCGGAGCCAAGTACAGCAAAATCACCGTATTTTGAATTGGCTGAGAAGAATGGCCTGAAAATCGACTTCAGACCGTTCATTCAAGTTGAGGGAGTTCCTGCCAAGGAATTTCGCCAAACACGAACGCAGATACTTGAGCATACTGCTGTAATTTTTACCAGCCGTACTGCTATCGATCATTTTTTCAGAATTGCACAGGAATTGCGCATTACAGTACCTGATTCAATGAAATATTTCTGTATTTCTGAAGCAACTGCTTTCTATCTCCAAAAGTATATCGTGTACCGTAAGCGTAAAATATTTTATGCCGATGGTAGATTCACCGATTTGGTGAATGTGATGAAAAAACATAAAGATGAGAAATTCCTTGTGCCACTATCGGATATTCACAAACAGGAAATTCCAACCCTGCTAGACAAGGGTGGCTACAAGTATACGAAAGCAATTTTATACCGTACTGTTAGCGCCGATTTATCGGATTTGGCAGATATAAAATATGATGTGCTTGTATTTTTCAGCCCATCGGGAATTAAGTCACTATTCCAGAACTTCCCCGACTTTGAGCAAAATTCAACACGCATAGCATGTTTTGGCCCGTCAACAGCAAAGGCAGTTGAAGAAGCTGGATTAAGGCTGGATATTCAGGCTCCAACAGCGCAGGCTCCTTCAATGACTATGGCTCTTGAACAATACATCAAAAAGAACAACAAGAATTAA
- the rnpA gene encoding ribonuclease P protein component: METKDKIESPVSYTLKKAERLCSKKVIDKLFAEGESFLAFPIKVVFKITELPHPVPVQTGFSVSKKIFKRAVKRNRIKRLMREAYRLNKQMLNTHAEKQQMAVFFIFIGKELPTFVQVEKAMKKALYKLSDSYAETASKKA; the protein is encoded by the coding sequence ATGGAAACAAAAGATAAAATAGAATCGCCGGTATCCTACACGCTAAAAAAGGCGGAGCGTTTGTGCAGCAAAAAAGTTATCGATAAACTTTTTGCTGAGGGCGAATCATTTTTAGCATTTCCAATAAAAGTCGTTTTTAAAATTACTGAACTTCCTCACCCCGTTCCTGTTCAGACCGGATTTTCGGTAAGCAAAAAAATATTTAAACGAGCAGTTAAGCGAAACAGGATTAAACGCCTGATGCGCGAAGCATACCGATTGAACAAACAAATGCTCAACACCCATGCAGAAAAGCAACAAATGGCCGTTTTTTTTATTTTCATTGGCAAAGAGCTGCCAACATTTGTGCAAGTTGAAAAAGCCATGAAGAAAGCCTTGTACAAGCTGTCCGATTCGTATGCTGAGACAGCAAGCAAAAAAGCATAA
- a CDS encoding chorismate mutase, translating into MTLKLDINPIKAWIPNIDNPLLISGPCSLETEEQTMETARLLAKDKRVFVFRGGVWKPRTRPGSFEGVGSIGLKWLQQVKEETDLPVGTEVANAQHTEEALKAGLDVLWIGARSTASPFVVQEIADVLKGTDTVVMIKNPVNPDVQLWMGAVERIHQAGIKNIVGIHRGFTPFRETKYRNYPNWKTFIELKRLLPNLPVICDPSHIAGTREYLQEISQKAFDMGMEGLMIESHRDPSCALSDAGQQLTPADLGKMLDKLVIRYENAGNPDFDNQLDVLRNRIDAIDAELLETLASRVQIVKQIGEYKRDNNVTALQINRWTQLMENRVKLGKSMDVNETFVKILFQLIHEDSVRMQTEIMDQE; encoded by the coding sequence ATGACTTTAAAATTAGACATTAATCCGATTAAAGCGTGGATACCGAATATCGACAATCCACTGCTGATTTCAGGGCCATGTAGTCTTGAAACGGAAGAACAAACCATGGAAACAGCCCGTTTGCTGGCAAAAGACAAACGCGTATTTGTTTTTCGTGGTGGAGTTTGGAAACCCAGAACACGCCCAGGGTCGTTTGAAGGCGTTGGATCGATCGGTTTGAAATGGCTGCAGCAGGTAAAAGAAGAAACCGATTTGCCGGTAGGAACAGAAGTGGCCAACGCACAACACACTGAAGAGGCTTTAAAAGCCGGGCTTGATGTATTGTGGATTGGAGCACGTTCTACGGCCAGCCCTTTTGTGGTGCAGGAAATTGCCGATGTATTGAAAGGAACGGATACCGTGGTAATGATTAAAAACCCGGTGAATCCAGACGTACAACTTTGGATGGGTGCTGTTGAGCGAATCCATCAGGCAGGTATTAAAAACATTGTTGGAATTCATCGTGGTTTCACACCATTCCGCGAAACAAAATACCGTAACTATCCCAACTGGAAAACCTTTATAGAGTTAAAGCGTTTGCTGCCTAATTTGCCTGTAATTTGCGACCCAAGCCACATTGCCGGAACACGTGAATATCTTCAAGAAATTTCGCAGAAGGCTTTTGATATGGGCATGGAAGGATTAATGATTGAATCACATCGCGACCCTTCGTGTGCATTGAGTGACGCTGGTCAGCAACTTACTCCGGCCGATTTGGGGAAAATGCTTGATAAGTTGGTTATTCGTTACGAGAATGCAGGCAATCCTGATTTTGACAATCAATTGGATGTGTTGCGTAACCGAATTGATGCCATTGATGCCGAATTGCTGGAAACACTGGCTTCGCGTGTGCAGATTGTTAAACAGATTGGCGAGTACAAACGCGACAATAATGTTACCGCACTTCAGATAAACCGTTGGACACAATTAATGGAAAACCGCGTAAAGTTGGGGAAGAGTATGGACGTAAATGAAACGTTTGTGAAAATACTTTTTCAACTCATTCATGAAGATTCGGTACGTATGCAAACCGAAATTATGGATCAGGAATAA